AGCAGGCTTTGTAGGACGAGCACGAAGTTTTCCTGTGAATAAGCCAGAGCTAGTAGCTTCATATGCATTAGCGGCAGGTTATCTCGGTATGCGTTACGTATATCTCGAGGCTGGATCAGGAGCAAACGAACCTATATCACCAGAAACCGTGAAGGCTGTAAGATCTGTGTATTCAGGTAAAATTTTGGTAGGAGGAGGTATAAGGTCGGCAAGCACCGCCGCAAGCTTAGCGAAATACGGCGCAGATATTATAGTGGTAGGCAACATAATATACGAATCTGATTTTGACCTAGTGTTAAAAGATATAAGTAAAAGTGTTCATGAACAATAACGGCTATGCCACAAGAAGACCCAATACCAAATCTAATTACAGATGATTTATCTAGTGAAATAAAACAATGCTTGAGTGTAGCAAAGATTGCTAGAAGCAAAAAATTAGATCCCGTTGAAAATATCGAAATAGCCTTTACTGACACTTTCAGTGAACGACTGAGAAACATAGTCGAAATAAGTGATGTCAAAGAGATAAAAGTCAACTTCCCCAGAGCCTCTTTAGATTTGGTAATTAAATCATTAAAAGAATATGTTAACAAATACACTTTCTACTTGGATGAAACATCAATTAACAAATTACTCAAGTTAGGTTTAGCTATATTGACAGAAGCAACGAACTTGAAAATTGTAAACTTTGTATCGATAACGCTTAATACAGACGAAAAAAACAACAAATATTTAGAAGTTAACTTCAATGAGCTGTACAATTATCTTCCATCACATGAAATTTTCTTAGTTCTAATCCTAGTTGAAGAACTTAGACAAATCTATAACTGTACGAGACCACCATTGGCAAAGACCATTGAATATGTCGATGCTATCGATAGAAAGATCAAATCAAATACAGTTAGTTACTCCTTGGATAAAAATACTGTAGAAGCAATAAAATTCGTGATAAAGAATCTTACCTTTTCAATCTCCTTCAAGGGTACAAACGGAAGTACAGAAACAAGTAATTTAGATGCAATAGATGAAATAATTAAATTCATAAAAAAAGTTTTCCTTAGTAGGATAAAATACAATGTAAAGATAATAAAAAAATTAAAAAATAATACATGGTTATGGATCCATGAACTCTTACATTACAAAAGTGAGCCACATGACATCCAAGGTATATTCGTATGCAAGGATAGCTATGGTGGTTTCACTTTGCGAGTCGGAGAGTCGCAAAATACCTTCCACCATTACGTTGGTATACATCCATCCGCTTTCGAGATTCTCAATGGTATAGTACACGTAGGAGATAAGGCCACATTGATAATAAATAATAAAAATGTTGGCATATGTGAATTGGTACCTGTTGATACAATATCTCCTCCCTTAATAAAATTGAATGATGGTAGTACAATCAGGCTTGATAATTCAACGAAACTACGTATAGCGAAGGCCCGTATGTCAAAAATACTATCGTTTGGCGATATACTTGTTCCGGTTTCGTTCTTACCATCTGATATTCGAGATAATCTGGTGGAAAAGTACAACGATAAAAGCTGGCTGAAAAGTTCATATGAAAAATTACTCAAATACGAAAATGAAAAGTTATCAACTAATTTCCTCATAGATACGTTGGATAACAAAACTATTTCATTGCTGACTAATGATGAAATCACCACCGTAACCACAAAACTAAACTTACCAATACACTTCTCCGCAGTTCCTCATTTATATAATATTACATTAAATGAACTACAACACTTACTAAAAGAGGTCTCTTCAACGCAATTCAGAATACAACATAAATTAGCAAAGGAAACAGAAAAGACATTGGACCTGCTTTGTGTCGAATACAATGTAGACAATAATGGATTAGTAATATCAGAAAGAGACTCTAATATTCTATTATGGATATCTGAGCATGTAGACGTCTTTGGAACTAGAGATGAAATAAATAACAACTTATTAGAGATTTTAATGCCTTTTGGAATCATTCCTGTAACTTATGTCGGTTTAGTTCTTCGTCAAAATAGAACAGATACAGAGAAAACACACTTACATGGTATAGTGCCCGGTCTCTCTATACGGCCGTATCAGGAACACTCCGATATAATTGCCTTCTGTAAGAATAGTAAAGATATCAATTCTGTTCTTAGACATTGTCCTAAATGTACGAAACAATACCCTTTCAATAAATGTCCAATTTGTGGTAGTGAAACAATTCCATTTTATTATTGTGAAAAATGCAACAACACAAGTGACTCAATATATTGTAATGTATGTGGAGCTGAAACGAGGTCCATAGGACGTAACAAATTCGAATGGAATGAAATACTTAACAAATCCATAACAAATGTACATATTCAGCCATATGCTCCCTTAAATGGAATCAACAGCAAGAAAGAATTCCTTTTTGTAGAGAGACTAGAAAAAGCAATCATAAGGCAAAAACACGATGTTAAAATTGACTCGGATGGAATAGCCAAATTCTATACTCGGTGTATTCCGCTAAAGTATTTTAAGCCGAAGCAGATATTGGTTACTAAAGAAAAATTACGCGAACTGGGATATCAACATGACATATTAGGTAAAAAACTAGAAAATGATGATCAAATACTGCGAGTAAAGACGCACGACATCGTTATACCTTACAGGATAGCAGATCAATTACGCCGAGTAGCCGATTTTATAGACGAACTGTTAACTACATTTTACGAAATGGACCCATTCTACAATATACAGACGATCAACGATTTAATTGGACATCTGATAATAGGAATAACTAAAGAAAGCAACTATGGTTTAGTGGGAAGAATAATAGGCTTCACTGACATGGAAGTTTGCTTTTGTAATCCATCATGGATATCGACGGTCAGAAGCAATTACGAAAACAATAATACCGCAATAATTCTCCTTCTAGACGGATTAATCAATTTCTCACAACTACTCGTATCAGACCAAATCAAAAGTTATGCAAGCCCTTATTTTATAGGGCTACAAACGAAGAAATTACCCTATGGCACTGATCCAGAACAAGAAAACGTTACAATAACCGGAGATCAAAAAGCATTTATGTCAGAATATTTGCATGCTGTTCAAGACGAAAATTTTTTGCTTTGGTCAGAAAGGCTGAATTGTATACAGAGTTCAAAAGACAGAAGAGAGACAAACATACTAAATCTACTACAAGACCAAATATACATTATAGATAAAAGCATTAATCTCAGTTATAATGTAATAAGTGAAACCACAGAATACAAATTGATATCAACTTTAAAGAGGCAATTAAATCAATACGGAACAAAGTATAAATGTCAAAGCTGTAACAGAAGGTACAGACGACCTCCTGTAAAGAATTCTTGTTCAGTATGCGGTAAACAAGTAGAACCAGTTATATCATTAGAAATAATAGAAAATACCTTTAATTTTACTCATAACCTAATACAGTTAGTTAATACTAAACAAAAAATACGTGAAGAATTAGCAATTATTGAAGAAAACATTTCATTATTAAAATACGGGAAGAAACAATCAACCCTGCTTGATTATTGACAAATAAATCATGTAAGTTCGAAGTATTTGTATGCAGGTGTCTGCTCAAAAGCATATTTTATGTATCTGTATTGCGAGCGTAAAGCGATAACGTCTTTCTTTATGCTTTCTGTCTCCCTCCTTCCGAGTATTACATCAGCTATCAATTTAGCGATATATTTCATCTCGTCAGTACCCATGCCTAATCTGGTCAATTCTTGAACACCGAATCTTATGCCACCCGGGTTTTCAAAATGTCTGTTCGCTTTAATGTCAGAATGGATCATATTTCTATTGGCTATTATATTGGCCTTTTCTAATTCACGTTCTAAGATACCGCCACCGACCGTAGAAACATCAATTAGGACTTGGTGAGATTGTGTAAAACCTACTTTTTCTCCTATAACTTTAACACCTTCTGCAGCAAGATTTTCGGCTAGAACTTTTGCGTTTGAAATAATAGCAGAAGCATAACTTTCTCCAAATTGCAACATTTCTGCAAAAACAATAGCTTTTGCTGCTACACTATGCAAGTGATGATTAGACAAGTTGGATGGAAAAGCCGCCTTTTTCAACAAATCTGCATGCTTATTCCATGAGAGAATTATACCACCTTGCGGCCCAGGCAAAGTCTTATGTGTGCTGCCGGTTACTATATCTACACCTTCCCTCAGCGGGTCTTGAAATTTACCACCTGCAATAAGACCAAGAACATGCGCAGAATCATACATAATAGTAGCTCCAATAGACTTGAGATAATTTTCAAGTTGTTTGACTGGGTGAGGAAAAAGAAAAACAGAAGCACCGAAAATAGCTATTTTTAATTTCTTTCCTTCTTTTAGAATCTTCTCAATCCTCTGTATCGTTTTATCTACGTCAATATTCATGATGTTTTCATCAAATGCGAAATAACGAACATCTAGGCCGCGTACAGCACCAGCAGTACCTCCTAACTCATATCTACCATACGATATATGTCCTCCATTGGGAATTGAAAGAGCCATAACAGTATCACCTGGTTGAGCAAAAGCAGTATAAGCAATCAAATTAGAGTTGACACCTGACACCGGCCTTACATCCACAAATTCGCTACGGAATAACTTGGACGCTAAATCTATGGCTGTTTGTTCAACTTTATCCATGAAGATGCAGCCAGCGTAAACCCTTTCTCCGGGCCAACCATACGGAGAATGAACTAAAGTTCACTCTTTTCCGCATACCGATTCCCGAAGTCAGAAGCAAGGGCTTCGCGTACTGCTGCACTTGTGACATTCTCTGAAGCTACCATCGGTAAACTTTCACCAAACCAGGTATGATGCAAACGGATGTTATTTCTTATACCTTGATAGATACTCTCATAGTCCACCATAGATCATCATGTCAAGTAACTACAGACTATACATTTTAACTTTATGGAAAGTCTTTTATTCAAAAAATATTATACTTATCAATAAAGATAAATAAACTAAACAAATACAGAAGACACTGAATTTTAAAACACTTTGTAAAAGAAAGTTGTACACGCAACGCTAGAGTAAATGCATCCAAATAAATCAAGACGGGGCTATAATAAAGGAAGCAATAAGTAGATAATTGATTATACTAATTTGTTTTTAAGCGAGACGTACTAATTGTGCAGGAGAGCTACTCAAAAGATCGTTTAGATATAAGCAACAGGTTAAGCTAACTATATTATAAAAAGACAAAAATAATCCTTCACAAATGTGAATTGTATTTTTATTTCAAAATGACCTCCACTTCAATATACTCAAAAGATGGATTAAATATAAACAAACAATGGGCTGTTAAAATCTGTATACTTTACAGAACGCTAATCGAGTCGCACAAAGTTCTGGCTACAAATGCATTTCGTACTTACAATAGTATTTTGTATCAACACTGGTGCTAAAAATTAAACCAAAATCTTCTTCATTAATGTCTGAATTTATATATAGGCAGGATTACACAAAAACCGCGTATTTTTTACATATATAGAGACTAGGAATACTTCTTGAATATCTTGAATGAAAACACACCAAAAACCATTCGGTTAAACCATGGCTATTAATAGAATATCATATTATGCTATTTTATAAAACGCGTAAACCCAATTTTAGTAAAGCGTAAAAAGGGGAAGTACTAATCTTCAACGTTGCAATGAGCCAAAAAAAGAAGAAAAATGCTCCCTTACCTGCATCAAGCGCAGGACTATTACGATTCTTTGAAGATGATACTCCAGGAATTCGAGTTAGACCAGAGATCACTGTCGGATTGGGTATTTCTTTGATAGCTATCTCCATAATTCTTCTTTACTTGGCATCAATTCATGTCCTAGTTACATAACTTGCAAGCGGTCGCATAAAGGATGGCGAAATTCTTCGAAATAAAAACAGAGTCTCCAAACTCGGAACTCATAAAAAATTATAAATATTTGATAACATTTCCTAAATCGAATACACTATTTATACTTACTAGTATCATTTCTTATCTAATTTTATCTGTAAGCTATATGTTAAAAATTAATCTTCTTTGGATACAGATAACAGAATATGCCGTCTTAATCTTCTCGACTGGAGCGCTAATCCTATATAGTGTATATTACATATTGTCAAAGGAAAGTACGATAGTATCTATCAGAAGGCTGTCAATTTCTTCTACCTTTTCAAACATAATATGTGCATTACTCTTTAATCTAGTCAGTCTATTTCTTCCTAATAATAAATCGATCATAATGTATATTCTAATTCTTTTTCTTAATTTATCAATAAATTCACTTTTTATAACATCATTATTCTCAAACGACTATAGCCGGAGCTTTATAACTTCGGTTCTGTTAACCACTCCAGCTTCATTGATACTAATATCATCAATAAACACTATGACAAATATAATTGGAATTATGTTATCTACTCTATCGGGATTCCTTATGGTTTTCACGATCTACATGGCATTATATAAAATAAACATGGCTTCTGTCAAAAAGTTGAATACGTCTACGTTAAAAATATTTAAATTTTTTTTAAACGCATGGATAAACGCGAAAGGAACGGACCTCGAAAATTTCTTAATACATAACTCTGAAGAGAAAGAAACAATAACTTGGTTAATTCATATAGAAACGGAATCGGGTAAAAAACTAGTGATTGTAGTTCCTTATGTGCATCCGGGCCCATTCTACCCTATCGGAAGTTATAACTTAACAGAACTCTTATGTGACTCTTTGACACCGAATTATAACTACTGTTTTGTTTTGCATGGACCAGTTGATCATACATTTAACCTGTGTTCAGAAGAGGCAGTTAAAGACTATTTAGAACAACTAAAAAAGGGATTTAAAGAATTTGTTATTGAAGAACCTAACGTAGGAATACCACAATCAAGGATAATTAATAAAATCAAAATAGTTTCGCAGCAAATTAATGGAAAATATATTGTTTTCTTGTCTAGCAGCGAAGGAGGCCTTGAAGACTATCCTCCGGATCTCTTATATGAATTGAAATTACATGGAAATATTAATGAATTTATTGTAGTTGATTCACATAATTCCCTTGGGCCAACGCCTGACAAACATATGATCAACGAATTGATTCATGAATTGAGCAACATCAGAAGAATTGATAAAACAACGAATAAAGTTCGAGTCGCGTTTACTAAAATAGCGAAAGAAGAATTAGGTAATGAAGATGACCTAGGAGTTAATGGTGTAAACATATTGTTATTGGAGATAGACGGTTCTTTACATGCTCTAGTTAATGTCGATTCCAATAATTCAGCCCGCTCTGTAAGAGAAATACTGTACAAAACACTTCAAAAATACAATATAAATTTAATCGATTTAACTACATCTGATACCCATTTTAACGCCACGAGGATTAGGAATAGTCGTGGGTATTTTCTATTCGGCGAAAGGACATCACAAGAACGATTCGTTAGTGTTGTAACACAAGCATGTATTAATTTAATAACTTCACTCGAACCATTTAAAATCGCAATCAAATCACAGAATAATAAGGTAAAGGTTATCAGGCATACTATTTATTCTGATTTCAAAGAAATCATAAAAACATCAATAAAAACACTAATGAACAGTATGCTTATTCTTTCTGTTATTTTCATTATAGCGTTGTTAGTAACGTGGGTGTTATGAATAATTCTATCATTAAATTGATATAATTAATATAGTAAAAGAAGATCAGAAACCAAATGCAACTCGACGCCATAATAAACGAAATAGCCAACAAATCAAAATTAACTATAGACCAGATTAACAACTTAATACAAAAGAAAAAAACATCAATAGGTTCTGGTTACTTGACTGACGCAGGAGCGGCGTATCTTGTAGCTAATGATTTAGGTTTAGCGTTATCTGAAATAAAAACAAAGATTTATAACCTAAATGAAATAGTCGGAGGTTTATCTTCTATAAGTATTCAGTGTCATTTTCTTTCTCTTTCCGAGCCAAGAACATTTATGAAAAAGGATGGCTCTATTTCTGAGTATTCCATTATGCTTGTATTTGACAATAAAATTATCTCACGAGTCTTGTGGTGGGACATTAGTAAGATAAAGGAGAAAACATTTGATATAGGAAAAACAATCTTACTAGAAAATGTAAACACCAAGTTGGACAGATACGGGAAACCAGAGATACACACTACAGTGTCAACAAGGATTATCGAACAGGACCTACCAAAAAAAGATTTAAACACAATAATCAAGAAAATTAGTGAAGTAAACTCACAAGAAAGCAACTTAGTTATTAAAGGAACTATACATTCCGAAATAAAGAGGATAGAGTTCATTGGCAAAGATAATTCTCCTAAAAAGGCATTATCGTTTTTCTTATCTGAAGATGACAATCCATCATATAATGTAAGGGTCATAATTTGGTCACCCAATGAAAAGCAAGAAAATTCATTACTACAAGGTACAGAGATCTTACTAATAGATGTTAAATCTAAAATAGGGGTGAAAGGAAATTATGAGTTGCATGGCGATAAAAATACACGAATAATAACATTAAAAAGAGAAGAACCATCGATGAATTATAATCATTTTACAATTTTATCGATGGGTGCCCCAAGTAGTAGCGATCAAGCAAGGACCATGCTATTAACTAATGGAAATACCGTAGTGATGTTTAAGGTATCAGGTGAAATCAGAAGTTTATTGGAAACAGTCAACATAGGCGACGTGATAGGAATAGATAACTACTACATAGAAAAAGGATACCTATTTGCAAATAATACGAAAGATAATTTCAAGATGGTTGGTAGTAACGAGTCTATCCTTAGCAGTTTTACTACAAATATCAGAGAATTACCGAAGAAATCAACCCCTGTTATAATAGAGTTAGTAGCACTTTCCAAAACGATCAAAAAGACAATTAGGACTAGAAATGGAAGATCTGTAACAAGAGCTGAATTACTTGTAGGGGATGAAACGGGTGAAACATTGCTTTTTGGGTGGGAGAGTTATGGAAAACAGTTGGAGGGCATATTACCTGGTACACGACTAGTAATTTATGGTGCATTACCTGTAAGACAGCCAGATGGAAGTTATGCACTACAATGTAAGGAATTTACAGAAATAAAACTGATATATGGTTAGAGTTAATCAGCAAATTATTTTGTTTATATCATAATAGGTTATGCTTGAGCCTAATGACTAAAAAACCTCCTATTTACAAAAACTTGATATCATATAAACTATATTCAACGTTATATAGGTACTAACAACAAACAATGTATTTAGATTTCATAGAAATAAAACAATCTACAACTGGTACTGTTACAACAAAATAAACTAAGCAAAAACCTACAAAACAATTACTTACGCCGAACCGAGAAAGACACGATCAATATTAGTTATGCTGTGTAAGTTCCCAAAGGTGAACACCATCAGACTTTTGTCAAAATAGTAAATCACTCTAGCAAAAGGAACAAAGCAAGAACCGAACATATCAATTCAACATGGAATATAACATGCATAAACGTAATATTTATGACTCATAGATTGCTATTCTGCATAAACTCAACAAAAGGTAAAACACAATCATTTATGTACAAGTTGAACCTTCGTATGATATCGATAATAATCACATTCAAACAGAATTGATCATTTTCTTCTTGAATAGTATTCATAGACAAATGCAGAAATTAGACCAATAGCTAAGAACAAGAACGTAACTATTCCGGCAAAAGAGTAAAAATCGCTTGGTGTCAACTTCCTAATGGCAATATTAACCCCCTATTAAAACTTAAAATAACTATTTGATTGTTCGGTCGCTGCCAAGCCGGGGTAGCTCAGCCTGGTTAGAGCGCCAGTCTCCAACAAGTGGGTGTTACTCATAATCTGGAGATGGATAGATATCTACCAGAAGCCAGGGGTTCGAAACCCCTCCCCGGCACAAATAAGATTTTTCTTGCACAAATTTATAATAATCTATTCAAGATTTCACTAAACGAATTTATGACTACAGGGTCAATCACACCGTATGCAATCTCAAGAGAACCGTTGGGAAGAATAATAGGTATCCTAGAAATCGAGGGAGGTAATTCGAACATGTTAACTATATTCGGATCATTACTATTGAATATTCTAGAACAATGACCATCTTTGTATACAAAACAATACAAGGAAGTAGGAAATCTTTGGCCGAAACCACCTGACCTACCCCCAGCAGAGTGCGAATCTGTAAATTCAAATAGAAAAATAATATTTGTGTTATGTGGCGATGCAAGGTTTATTTCATCTAACGATACCAGTACTTTTCTACTTTGACTTTTCATCAAGAAGATAAATTCGTCGAAGGAAGACACGCACTAACAGGCGTTTGGAAGATATAAATGTATTATTTCAATTACGATCTTCATCCGACAAAGACATTACAGAAACAAGAAACTATCTCTACGTATATAATCTATGAATGGTCAATTTTTTTAAAAAAAAGAGATGGCGCGTGCCGACCGTAGCCCTCTTTTTGTTTTAGACAGGATTCGACTAAGTGGTCTACCTAGGCTTCCTGTAGGGAAGTCATCAACCTTATTCGACCTTGCTCTGCACGGGTTGATCGTTTCATCCCTCAACAGGCGACCTCCGGCGTAAGCCTTCATAGCGTTAACCCGTAAGGGTATCGTTTCTGTACCATTGCCGACGGTCTCCCGTCATGCCTCACGACATCATGCACCCTACATTGAGTGAGGAGCTTCCTCAGAGAAATCTCCGTAACCTGTCCGTCGGCTCGCACCATCAAAAATTATAACAAATACAGAAATTTAAGCATTAACGAGTTTTTATTCTATTAGACATCTAAGCAAAATACCATAAACACCAAAGGTGAAGTAGATGTAAGGAGTCATATATTAATCATCTAGTTGAAGCTTTATCATTAGTATCGTGACTTTGGTAGATTGTTGACAATAATTCCACCTTTAAGATACTTGGTCTCAGATACTTTAAACAGCTGTTGCTCATATTCCATTAATGGTGATATCGTCTTCCCTTTAACTCCAAACTTGGTACTTTCTCTTCAACGACTTTGTGTTATGAACTTGATATCCCTTAGCGGGATAATATCTGATCAAGGTTAGTTGTCTATGTTGCATGCTAAAACAAACTAATATACAGATTCTGTAACTTTTAGAGTAAAAAGGACAGAGGAACTTCTTATTTACGGAATTCCTTCCTTTTTTAATTCCACATTCTTGTATCAGATACATAATGGCATGCTGAATATAGATAAAGCCTACACATCGTTGTATTGTCATTTGGGGTTTTACCCTTTAGTCTCTTATAACTAAATAATACAAGCTCGTTATCTGAACAACATTCTCAAAAAATCACACAAATACCTTAGGAATAATAAGATTTAACTATCTCAGATTGAGCTGTCTGAATGTCTTCAGAACATTTACACTCTGCATATATCTCTAGATATTTCTTATTAAGCATGAAGTAAGTATTCATCCACTTGAATTTACTTAACAAATTAGAAGCCTCCGTTTTAAAACCGAGTATGTACAAGGCCGAGGCAAGAGCTTCCACAGTGGATAATTTATAGGGTTTAGCATAGTTTGTAGGGTTTGCCGCGAATAACAAAGGTAAAGACCTTCTTTTAGTCTTGGACCAACGAATTCTATGGAAATGCATAAAGACATTTTTCCAGCTTATATCAAGGGCCACCAAACCTTCTCTTAAAACAATAGAAATATCTTCCTTAGAGATCAAGGTTGTTGCCATTGGGTCTAGGAGAATTCCACGATTCCTTTTGACCTTAAAACTAACCAGATTAAAACGTCTAAGCTTTTCGGCAGTGCACCTAAATGGATCATCTTCATGATAATGTATAATAAACAATTTTGGTATGTTCATTGCTTGTATCCTATTCCTAAAGACTTAAAACCCTCTCTAATGAATACTTTGTGAGAAGCATTGGCTAAAGCCTTTGTCTTAATAAATGCGGATTTGGGAGCAGAAGACGAATTAGTAAATGAATTGAAGAAAATACCCAATGTGAAGGAAGTCTATGTCGTTTATGGGGTTTATGATTTGATAGCAAAGGTTGAGTCAGACGACATGGAAAAAGTTAAAGAAACGATTACATGGCACATCAGAAGACTAGAGAAGGTCAGGTCTACGCTTACTATGATAGTACTTGAAGAATAAACAGTTAACTTTTTCCTACCGTCTCTCGTAAGCCTGAGCGTTGGTCATTTTACACGTAGGAATTGATGATACTGACTCAAAAAAAGGCATGTGCACAACCTATCTGGTTGCAGTTATTCTCGACGAACTTCGCAGTAGATATAACATTGACGTTATAAATTATCCGAAGTTGATAAGATTGAATCCAAATTGTCCATTCAAAACAAGAGGAAACGCAGCATTATCATTCTCATTACGACTAACAAAAGAACAAGTTACTCCAGTCAAAAAATTTATTCTGCAAAAAGTTAATCTTTATGCTGATCTCAAAGAAAAAGGAACGGATCCAGGTGTCGTTTTTATTCATGGAAAGATACCTGAACGTCTTATCGATTTTGCACATAGAGCTATGTACGAAATCCTTTCAATGAAGGAAGCACTGCAAATATCAAAGGATATTGGGGCGGAAATCCATAGATACAAGTATGGTAGGGGTATAATAGGTGCTTTAGCCGCTATAGGCTATAAACTCGGAAGAGACTCGACGTTAGAGCTGATAACATACAGATTACCTGAGAATAGGGGCACTAAGCGTCAAATAGACTTGCAGTCAGTAATAGATATGGATAGGTTAACGTTTCCGTATACGTTTGATAACATCGACTATAGTAGTGGAGAAATAAAAATAGCTCCACACACGCCATGTCCTG
This portion of the Conexivisphaerales archaeon genome encodes:
- a CDS encoding tRNA(Ile)(2)-agmatinylcytidine synthase, with the protein product MVILHVGIDDTDSKKGMCTTYLVAVILDELRSRYNIDVINYPKLIRLNPNCPFKTRGNAALSFSLRLTKEQVTPVKKFILQKVNLYADLKEKGTDPGVVFIHGKIPERLIDFAHRAMYEILSMKEALQISKDIGAEIHRYKYGRGIIGALAAIGYKLGRDSTLELITYRLPENRGTKRQIDLQSVIDMDRLTFPYTFDNIDYSSGEIKIAPHTPCPVLYGIRGIDRETLLKAMLMVKTNEKIERYKIFLTNQGTDQHIIKSTISNSKPNTSVRIRGIVNSYPAIRKGGHVFFQLADNTGSIQCAAYEPTKNFRKIVLGLVPGDDVEVFGSIKKRKGLPRTVNLEKIYIYKLAEVIKTLNPLCPQCKSRMKNEGKNKGYECTKCKFKTKDIEREKLIVPRTLTEGMYVVPTRARRHLSKPEILYYVI
- a CDS encoding DUF2070 family protein: MAKFFEIKTESPNSELIKNYKYLITFPKSNTLFILTSIISYLILSVSYMLKINLLWIQITEYAVLIFSTGALILYSVYYILSKESTIVSIRRLSISSTFSNIICALLFNLVSLFLPNNKSIIMYILILFLNLSINSLFITSLFSNDYSRSFITSVLLTTPASLILISSINTMTNIIGIMLSTLSGFLMVFTIYMALYKINMASVKKLNTSTLKIFKFFLNAWINAKGTDLENFLIHNSEEKETITWLIHIETESGKKLVIVVPYVHPGPFYPIGSYNLTELLCDSLTPNYNYCFVLHGPVDHTFNLCSEEAVKDYLEQLKKGFKEFVIEEPNVGIPQSRIINKIKIVSQQINGKYIVFLSSSEGGLEDYPPDLLYELKLHGNINEFIVVDSHNSLGPTPDKHMINELIHELSNIRRIDKTTNKVRVAFTKIAKEELGNEDDLGVNGVNILLLEIDGSLHALVNVDSNNSARSVREILYKTLQKYNINLIDLTTSDTHFNATRIRNSRGYFLFGERTSQERFVSVVTQACINLITSLEPFKIAIKSQNNKVKVIRHTIYSDFKEIIKTSIKTLMNSMLILSVIFIIALLVTWVL
- a CDS encoding Lrp/AsnC ligand binding domain-containing protein gives rise to the protein MAKAFVLINADLGAEDELVNELKKIPNVKEVYVVYGVYDLIAKVESDDMEKVKETITWHIRRLEKVRSTLTMIVLEE
- a CDS encoding DUF367 family protein — its product is MNIPKLFIIHYHEDDPFRCTAEKLRRFNLVSFKVKRNRGILLDPMATTLISKEDISIVLREGLVALDISWKNVFMHFHRIRWSKTKRRSLPLLFAANPTNYAKPYKLSTVEALASALYILGFKTEASNLLSKFKWMNTYFMLNKKYLEIYAECKCSEDIQTAQSEIVKSYYS